One segment of Halococcus salsus DNA contains the following:
- the arcS gene encoding archaeosine synthase subunit alpha has translation MTTFFEVHERDGAARIGELRLTEPLTTPALCDEVVADAGSLWSTERDAPEGDPGELTVLPHRAAPAGTPEEVETAFDTDPTDVDGPSAAVVSTHTASDRGTDAYVLSDAPGLVGHARAFVEGIVGVKDATPADTALYCSGVATPANAALLAYAGVDLLDTTRAEVKGTEGKYLTREGEHFLEDLTELPCACPACRGPRDEFDRADCAAHNVNALRAELGVVRERIRRGRLRDYLEGQARHAAWLTAAFRRLDQQYAYLEERTPVIRRADLLAASEESLRRVEIQRFADRVTTRYENRFSNPLVLVPCSATKPYSESQSHGQFHDATQFRAHTVSMTSPIGVVPQELETTYPAQHYDSVVTGEWTAGEVEFVASVLEAYLARNDYPRVIAHVPDDYRQITEKVEESLNTEFEYTVEAHPTTADSLANLASTLEGEPKFGKREREHNTVRALADYQFGAGAGDALFGEITTEGRYPKLRVSEDDHLATMVPQYGVLALTLAGGRRWVESEVETRTVEIDGFVPHGSVLAPGIVDASDAIRVGDEVVVSGPKAFAVGRAEMSGPEMAESTRGIAVEVRHVEER, from the coding sequence ATGACTACCTTCTTCGAGGTTCACGAGCGCGACGGCGCGGCCCGGATCGGCGAACTCCGGCTCACCGAGCCGCTGACGACGCCCGCGCTCTGTGACGAGGTCGTGGCGGATGCGGGGAGCCTCTGGTCGACGGAGCGCGACGCTCCCGAAGGCGACCCAGGCGAGCTCACGGTACTTCCCCACCGGGCCGCGCCAGCTGGCACCCCCGAGGAGGTCGAAACGGCCTTCGACACGGACCCGACCGACGTCGACGGGCCGAGCGCCGCGGTGGTCTCGACCCACACTGCGAGCGACCGCGGCACCGACGCCTACGTCCTCTCGGACGCGCCGGGTCTCGTCGGCCACGCGCGCGCGTTCGTCGAGGGGATCGTCGGGGTAAAGGACGCGACCCCCGCCGACACGGCGCTCTACTGCTCGGGGGTGGCGACGCCCGCGAACGCCGCGCTGCTGGCCTACGCCGGCGTCGACCTCCTTGACACCACGCGCGCCGAAGTGAAGGGAACCGAAGGAAAATATCTCACCCGCGAGGGCGAACACTTCCTCGAAGACCTCACCGAACTCCCGTGTGCGTGCCCGGCGTGTCGGGGTCCGAGAGACGAGTTCGACCGGGCCGACTGTGCCGCGCACAACGTCAACGCCCTCCGGGCCGAGCTCGGGGTGGTCCGCGAGCGGATCCGCCGCGGGCGGCTCCGGGACTATCTGGAGGGACAGGCGCGCCACGCGGCGTGGCTCACCGCCGCGTTCAGACGCCTCGACCAGCAGTACGCCTACCTCGAGGAGCGCACGCCGGTGATCCGTCGTGCCGACCTGCTGGCGGCCTCGGAGGAGAGCCTCCGGCGGGTCGAGATCCAGCGTTTCGCCGACCGGGTGACGACCCGCTACGAGAATCGCTTCTCGAACCCCCTCGTTCTCGTGCCGTGTTCGGCGACGAAACCCTACTCCGAGTCCCAGAGCCACGGTCAGTTCCACGACGCGACGCAGTTTCGTGCCCACACCGTCTCGATGACCTCGCCCATCGGGGTGGTGCCCCAGGAGCTCGAAACCACCTACCCCGCCCAGCACTACGACTCGGTGGTCACGGGCGAGTGGACCGCGGGCGAGGTCGAGTTCGTGGCCTCGGTGCTCGAAGCCTACCTCGCTCGCAACGACTATCCCCGCGTCATCGCCCACGTCCCCGACGACTACCGTCAGATCACCGAGAAAGTCGAAGAATCCCTGAATACCGAGTTCGAGTACACCGTCGAGGCCCATCCCACGACGGCCGACTCGCTCGCGAACCTCGCGAGCACGTTGGAGGGCGAGCCCAAGTTCGGCAAGCGCGAACGCGAGCACAACACCGTGCGCGCGCTCGCGGACTACCAGTTCGGCGCGGGGGCGGGCGACGCGCTCTTTGGTGAGATAACCACCGAAGGCCGCTACCCGAAACTCCGCGTCAGCGAGGACGACCACCTCGCCACGATGGTGCCCCAGTACGGCGTGCTCGCGCTCACGCTCGCCGGTGGCCGCCGCTGGGTCGAGAGCGAGGTCGAGACGCGAACCGTCGAGATCGACGGCTTCGTCCCGCACGGCAGCGTGCTCGCGCCGGGTATCGTCGACGCCAGCGACGCGATTCGCGTCGGCGACGAGGTGGTGGTCTCGGGCCCGAAGGCGTTCGCGGTCGGGCGCGCGGAGATGAGCGGCCCCGAGATGGCCGAGAGCACGCGGGGAATCGCCGTCGAGGTGCGCCACGTCGAGGAGCGCTGA
- a CDS encoding APC family permease → MSDELTEDVLQGVLSRWQLFAIGFGAIVGWGWIIQMGYWIDAAGPVGATLAFAGGGLLVVFVSLVYAELVSAMPYAGGEHHYSLRAFGPKVSFACSWGLLLGYVGVVAFQSIALGVAVSYLIPDFRMFELWTILGQPVYGSVVAVGLLGVVGVTALNYRGVRPTAQLQLVLAAVVAFAGLVLVTGSLTIAPQVSNPPFAGVGLAGASVVAIQVPGLFVGFDVIPQAAEEADTSPRSLAIVVLLTVVTVGVFYIVSIWSAGQVLPAAVLGESPVPAAAAMTAVFDNPLAGKLMTLAGIAALLTSWSAFLIGASRVIFAMADSGMLPTSLATIHPEYNTPSRAVLLIGGVTALAPWLGSQMISSIINANSLGIVFAWILVSASFLYLRYNEPGMDRPFELPAGYLFGGLALVGSVAFFALYLPGAPSALVWPKDWAIVLVWAIFGLVLYSISRASTDATVREGTN, encoded by the coding sequence GTGTCGGACGAACTCACGGAAGACGTTTTGCAGGGTGTTCTCTCCCGATGGCAGCTGTTCGCCATCGGGTTCGGAGCTATCGTCGGGTGGGGTTGGATCATCCAGATGGGCTACTGGATCGACGCGGCCGGACCGGTGGGTGCGACGCTGGCGTTCGCCGGCGGCGGTCTGCTCGTCGTGTTCGTGAGCCTCGTCTACGCGGAGCTGGTCTCGGCGATGCCGTACGCGGGCGGCGAACACCACTACAGCCTCCGGGCGTTCGGCCCGAAGGTCTCGTTCGCGTGTAGCTGGGGGCTGCTCCTCGGCTACGTCGGGGTCGTCGCCTTCCAATCGATCGCCCTCGGCGTCGCGGTCTCGTATCTGATCCCGGACTTTCGGATGTTCGAACTCTGGACGATCCTCGGTCAGCCGGTCTACGGCAGCGTGGTCGCGGTCGGACTGCTCGGGGTCGTCGGCGTCACCGCCCTCAACTACCGAGGCGTCCGGCCGACCGCCCAGCTCCAGCTCGTACTCGCGGCGGTCGTCGCGTTCGCCGGACTGGTGCTCGTCACCGGCTCGCTCACGATCGCGCCACAGGTCTCGAACCCGCCCTTCGCGGGCGTCGGGCTCGCCGGAGCCTCGGTGGTGGCGATCCAGGTCCCGGGGCTGTTCGTCGGCTTCGACGTGATCCCACAGGCCGCCGAGGAGGCCGACACCTCGCCGCGCTCGCTCGCCATCGTGGTGTTGCTCACGGTGGTCACGGTCGGCGTGTTCTACATCGTCAGCATCTGGTCGGCGGGGCAGGTCCTCCCGGCGGCCGTGCTCGGCGAGAGTCCGGTCCCCGCCGCCGCCGCGATGACCGCGGTGTTCGACAACCCGCTCGCCGGGAAGCTCATGACGCTCGCGGGCATCGCCGCCCTCCTGACGAGCTGGAGCGCGTTCCTGATCGGTGCGAGCCGAGTGATCTTCGCGATGGCCGACTCGGGGATGCTTCCCACCTCGCTCGCGACTATCCACCCGGAGTACAACACCCCGTCGCGTGCGGTGCTCCTCATCGGCGGGGTCACCGCGCTTGCGCCGTGGCTCGGGTCCCAGATGATCTCCTCGATCATCAACGCCAACTCGCTCGGGATCGTCTTCGCGTGGATCCTCGTCAGCGCCTCCTTCCTCTACTTGCGCTACAACGAACCCGGGATGGACCGACCGTTCGAACTCCCCGCCGGTTACCTGTTCGGCGGCCTCGCGCTGGTCGGGTCGGTCGCCTTCTTCGCGCTCTACCTCCCGGGTGCACCCTCCGCGCTGGTCTGGCCGAAGGACTGGGCGATCGTGCTGGTCTGGGCGATCTTCGGGCTCGTCCTCTACTCGATCTCGCGCGCCTCGACCGACGCGACCGTCCGCGAGGGGACCAACTAA
- a CDS encoding geranylgeranylglycerol-phosphate geranylgeranyltransferase: protein MTGERVRGFVEITRPINAVAAGALTFVGAFVASGLGTWGAVGAAAGATVLATAAGNTINDYFDREIDRINQPDRPIPRGAVTAREALGFSLLLFVGAVVLALTLPPLAIAIAVINLVALVAYTEFFKGLPGVGNVVVGYLGGSTFLFGAAAVGRVTSAVVVLFALAALSTVAREIIKDVEDVAGDRREGLNTLPIAVGERPALWVAVLLLAVALLASPLPYLQGTLGWPYLAVVAVADLVMAIAAVNSFTDPTTGQERLSYAMFLAGGAFVVGRLAVAL from the coding sequence ATGACCGGCGAGCGGGTTCGTGGCTTCGTCGAGATCACGCGTCCGATCAACGCCGTCGCGGCGGGCGCGCTGACGTTCGTCGGTGCGTTCGTCGCGAGCGGGCTCGGAACCTGGGGGGCAGTCGGGGCGGCGGCCGGCGCGACCGTGCTCGCCACCGCCGCGGGCAACACCATCAACGACTACTTCGACCGGGAGATCGACCGGATCAACCAGCCCGACAGACCGATCCCCCGCGGTGCGGTCACGGCCCGCGAAGCGCTCGGGTTCAGTCTCCTCCTGTTCGTCGGCGCGGTCGTCCTCGCGCTCACGCTCCCGCCGCTCGCCATCGCCATCGCGGTGATCAACCTCGTCGCGCTCGTCGCGTACACGGAGTTCTTCAAGGGATTACCGGGGGTCGGCAACGTCGTCGTCGGCTACCTCGGCGGGAGCACCTTCCTGTTCGGCGCGGCGGCGGTCGGACGGGTCACGAGCGCGGTCGTCGTGCTGTTCGCGCTCGCGGCGCTTTCAACTGTGGCCCGCGAGATAATCAAGGACGTCGAGGACGTCGCGGGCGACCGCCGCGAGGGGCTCAACACCCTCCCGATCGCAGTGGGCGAACGACCGGCGCTCTGGGTCGCCGTCCTCCTGCTCGCGGTCGCGCTCCTCGCCAGTCCCCTGCCCTACCTCCAGGGCACCCTCGGCTGGCCGTATCTCGCGGTGGTCGCGGTCGCGGACCTCGTGATGGCTATCGCCGCCGTCAACAGCTTCACCGACCCGACGACGGGTCAAGAACGGCTGAGCTACGCGATGTTCCTCGCGGGCGGCGCGTTCGTAGTCGGGCGGCTCGCGGTGGCGTTGTAG
- a CDS encoding CoA-binding protein, giving the protein MPITDDDELAAILDLDTVAVVGCSSTPGKDAHEIPRYLLDHGYDVIPVNPTADEVLDRRAYDSLADVEEAIDIVNVFRPSDEVSGIVDDALDRDDAGVIWTQLGIRDPEATQRAEDAGRQVVEDKCMKVEHQRLG; this is encoded by the coding sequence ATGCCAATCACGGACGACGACGAACTCGCGGCGATCCTCGACCTCGACACCGTGGCGGTCGTCGGCTGCTCGTCGACGCCCGGCAAGGACGCCCACGAGATCCCACGGTATCTCCTCGACCACGGCTACGACGTGATCCCCGTCAATCCCACCGCCGACGAGGTACTCGACCGTCGGGCCTACGACTCGCTCGCGGACGTCGAGGAGGCGATCGACATCGTGAACGTGTTTCGGCCGAGCGACGAGGTGAGCGGGATCGTGGACGACGCGCTCGACCGCGACGACGCGGGCGTCATCTGGACCCAGCTCGGCATCCGCGACCCCGAGGCCACCCAGCGCGCCGAGGACGCGGGTCGGCAAGTGGTCGAGGACAAGTGCATGAAGGTCGAACACCAGCGGCTCGGCTAA
- a CDS encoding DUF5798 family protein: MGLGNTAKKLQRVVDMAETLYQKIDELRSQVNEVREHVEATSQRVERIERDLDDQRAVLDALAREQGIDVDAVAASAAIEEAEPGKTVADAEATDGTTDDAPTSDDTATAE, from the coding sequence ATGGGACTCGGAAACACCGCGAAGAAACTCCAGCGCGTCGTCGACATGGCCGAGACGCTCTATCAGAAGATCGACGAACTCCGGAGCCAGGTCAACGAGGTCAGAGAGCACGTCGAGGCCACGAGCCAGCGCGTCGAGCGGATCGAACGCGACCTCGACGACCAGCGCGCGGTGCTCGACGCCCTCGCACGCGAACAGGGGATCGACGTCGACGCGGTCGCGGCCTCGGCGGCGATCGAGGAGGCCGAACCCGGAAAGACGGTGGCCGACGCCGAAGCGACGGACGGCACGACCGACGACGCACCGACGTCCGACGACACCGCCACCGCCGAGTAG
- a CDS encoding DUF7548 family protein, giving the protein MNASRVAPVVGIVGCLTVLVALVVPYLTTEAGAAGTYYATGAINPLIGGLFAAVAVVVFAAGRAGRTDPATAAGVALVFGIVVALVSLVWALTVPEAVVFQLSTDSALEYHRWVLALCSSMIPVSGAWYARGLGLV; this is encoded by the coding sequence ATGAATGCCTCGCGGGTCGCCCCGGTCGTCGGGATCGTCGGCTGTCTCACGGTGCTGGTCGCGCTCGTCGTCCCGTACCTCACCACCGAGGCGGGGGCCGCCGGCACCTACTACGCCACGGGTGCGATAAACCCGCTCATCGGCGGGCTCTTCGCCGCCGTCGCCGTGGTCGTCTTCGCCGCCGGTCGGGCCGGTCGAACCGACCCCGCGACCGCCGCCGGCGTGGCACTCGTCTTCGGTATCGTGGTCGCGCTCGTCTCGCTGGTCTGGGCGCTCACGGTCCCGGAGGCCGTCGTCTTCCAACTCTCGACCGACTCCGCCCTCGAATATCACCGCTGGGTGCTGGCGCTGTGTTCGTCGATGATCCCCGTGAGCGGGGCGTGGTATGCCCGTGGACTCGGCCTGGTGTAG
- a CDS encoding PINc/VapC family ATPase: MTIVPDTSAVIDGRVSDRVESGAADGATVLVPEAVVAELESQANDGIETGWNGLAELEALVELAADDRIELEYVGRRPAETERASAGEGAVDALIRDLAAEHDATLLTSDRVQSEVARAKGLTVEYLEPEVRTVEGLDIERFFDDETMSVHLKTGVVPMAKRGSIGGMRFEAVGEEPLSEAQLSEWVEEIELAARTSSEGFTELDRHGMTIVQYRDYRIAVARPPFADGIEITTVRPIAATELDDYQYADDLRERLLDHQRGVLVAGAPGAGKSTLAGAVAGFLADSDFSVKTMEKPRDLQVGPDVTQYTALDGRMENTADALLMVRPDYTIYDEVRKTEDFSVFADMRLAGVGMVGVVHATRAIDAVGRLVGRVELGMIPQVVDTVVYVEAGEIATIYDIETEVKVPEGLVEEDLARPVIRVTDAETGEPAYEIYSFNRQVVTVPVGEETDDSGVDRIAKQEIEREIRSAARGNCEVELRGSNTAVVYVEESDIATVIGKGGGRITDIENRLGIDIDVRTFDERPGGRSGGSGGSGGGSSSDGNANGSASGEIVTPEITGRHVVIPMEGHAGNTVEVQADGEYLFTATVSRGGEVQVSRGSAIAEELEAAIDRNRQVTVAPS, translated from the coding sequence ATGACTATCGTCCCGGACACGAGCGCGGTCATCGACGGCCGCGTGTCCGACCGCGTCGAGAGCGGGGCGGCCGACGGCGCGACGGTGCTGGTCCCCGAGGCGGTCGTGGCCGAACTCGAATCCCAGGCGAACGACGGGATCGAGACGGGGTGGAACGGCCTCGCGGAGCTCGAAGCCCTCGTCGAGCTCGCGGCCGACGACCGGATCGAGCTCGAATACGTCGGTCGGCGGCCCGCCGAGACCGAGCGCGCGAGCGCCGGCGAGGGGGCCGTCGACGCGCTGATCCGCGACCTCGCCGCCGAGCACGACGCCACGCTGCTCACGAGCGACCGCGTCCAGAGCGAGGTCGCGCGGGCGAAGGGGCTGACCGTCGAGTACCTCGAACCCGAGGTTCGGACGGTGGAGGGCCTCGACATCGAGCGCTTCTTCGACGACGAGACGATGAGCGTCCACCTCAAGACGGGGGTGGTGCCGATGGCGAAGCGAGGGTCGATCGGCGGGATGCGCTTCGAGGCCGTGGGCGAGGAGCCGCTTTCCGAAGCCCAGCTGTCCGAGTGGGTCGAGGAGATCGAACTCGCGGCGCGAACGTCGAGCGAGGGGTTCACCGAACTCGACAGACACGGCATGACGATCGTGCAGTACCGCGACTACCGGATCGCGGTGGCGCGACCGCCGTTCGCCGACGGGATCGAGATCACCACCGTCCGGCCGATCGCGGCGACCGAACTCGACGACTACCAGTACGCCGACGACCTCCGCGAGCGCCTGCTCGACCACCAGCGCGGCGTGCTCGTCGCGGGTGCGCCCGGTGCGGGGAAGTCCACGCTCGCCGGGGCCGTCGCGGGCTTCCTCGCCGACTCGGACTTCTCGGTGAAGACGATGGAGAAGCCCCGGGACCTGCAAGTTGGCCCCGACGTGACGCAGTACACCGCGCTCGACGGCCGGATGGAGAATACGGCGGATGCACTGCTGATGGTCCGGCCCGACTACACCATCTACGACGAGGTCCGGAAGACCGAGGACTTCTCGGTCTTCGCGGACATGCGGCTCGCGGGCGTCGGGATGGTCGGCGTGGTCCACGCCACGCGCGCGATCGACGCCGTCGGGCGACTCGTGGGGCGGGTCGAGTTGGGGATGATCCCGCAGGTCGTCGACACGGTCGTCTACGTCGAGGCCGGGGAGATCGCCACGATCTACGACATCGAGACCGAGGTCAAGGTCCCCGAGGGGCTGGTCGAGGAGGACCTCGCGCGACCCGTGATCCGGGTGACGGACGCCGAGACCGGCGAGCCGGCCTACGAGATCTACAGCTTCAACCGGCAGGTCGTCACGGTGCCGGTCGGCGAGGAGACCGACGACTCCGGAGTGGACCGGATCGCGAAACAGGAGATCGAACGGGAGATCCGGTCGGCGGCGCGCGGGAACTGCGAGGTCGAACTCCGTGGGTCGAACACCGCCGTGGTCTACGTCGAGGAGTCGGACATCGCGACCGTGATCGGCAAGGGTGGCGGTCGGATCACCGACATCGAGAATCGGTTGGGGATCGACATCGACGTTCGGACCTTCGACGAGCGCCCCGGCGGACGGTCGGGAGGATCGGGCGGCTCCGGTGGCGGGAGCAGTAGTGATGGCAACGCCAACGGCAGCGCGTCGGGTGAGATCGTCACCCCCGAGATCACCGGCCGCCACGTCGTGATTCCGATGGAGGGCCACGCGGGCAACACCGTCGAAGTCCAGGCCGACGGCGAGTACCTCTTCACCGCGACCGTCTCGCGCGGTGGCGAGGTGCAGGTCTCCCGGGGGAGCGCCATCGCGGAGGAGCTCGAAGCCGCCATCGACCGGAATCGCCAGGTCACGGTCGCGCCGTCGTAA
- a CDS encoding M20 family metallopeptidase translates to MDVAALTRDLVSIPSHDDETAAGDFVEDWLRAETDADVRRDAVGNVIARYGEADALALVGHHDVVPPDESQVDGDEYVLETTDDRLYGRGAADMKGAVAAAMLAFRDTPEDGLVFASFVGEELGGVGARHAIDEGFAPDCAVVGEGSTGYTTPGVTDVVVAHKGRRASTVTAHGTAAHASEPHMGENAVYRACDAVDLIRDIDPPSATVLDERVTGSLAVTGIDGGSAWNVVPESCAITVDERTVPGERAALGTVEEVEGVEWTVDQDLPPMACDDEDFAETVRTVADECQNGNPELVTKPAATDGGWLAAAGVTCVVCGPSELGEAHTKDESVSLAALERCYRIYSELADTVGEN, encoded by the coding sequence ATGGACGTCGCCGCCCTCACCCGCGATTTGGTCTCGATCCCGAGCCACGACGACGAGACCGCTGCGGGCGATTTCGTCGAGGACTGGCTCCGCGCGGAAACCGATGCCGACGTGCGGCGGGACGCGGTCGGGAACGTCATCGCCCGCTACGGCGAGGCAGATGCCCTCGCGCTCGTCGGCCACCACGACGTCGTTCCGCCGGACGAATCCCAGGTCGACGGCGACGAGTACGTCCTCGAAACCACCGACGACCGACTCTACGGCCGCGGCGCGGCGGACATGAAGGGTGCGGTCGCGGCGGCGATGCTGGCCTTCCGCGATACCCCGGAGGACGGACTCGTCTTCGCGAGCTTCGTCGGCGAGGAACTCGGTGGCGTCGGCGCGCGCCACGCCATCGACGAGGGATTCGCGCCCGACTGCGCGGTGGTCGGCGAGGGCTCGACGGGCTACACCACCCCCGGCGTGACGGACGTCGTGGTCGCCCACAAGGGTCGGCGCGCGAGCACCGTCACCGCCCACGGCACCGCCGCTCACGCCAGCGAACCCCACATGGGTGAAAACGCGGTCTACCGGGCCTGCGACGCCGTCGACCTCATCAGAGATATCGACCCGCCGAGCGCGACGGTGCTCGACGAACGCGTCACCGGCAGCCTCGCCGTCACCGGGATCGACGGCGGCTCGGCCTGGAACGTCGTCCCCGAATCGTGCGCCATCACCGTCGACGAGCGCACGGTCCCTGGCGAGCGCGCAGCCCTCGGGACCGTCGAGGAGGTCGAGGGAGTCGAGTGGACGGTCGACCAGGACCTCCCGCCGATGGCGTGCGACGACGAGGACTTCGCCGAGACGGTTCGAACGGTAGCCGACGAGTGCCAGAACGGAAATCCGGAACTCGTGACGAAGCCCGCCGCGACCGACGGCGGCTGGCTCGCGGCGGCGGGCGTGACCTGCGTGGTCTGCGGACCGTCGGAGCTCGGCGAGGCCCACACCAAGGACGAGAGTGTCTCGCTCGCCGCCCTCGAGCGCTGCTATCGGATCTACTCCGAGCTGGCCGACACCGTAGGGGAGAATTGA
- a CDS encoding carboxypeptidase M32 yields MAADATDDAYDDLTRRYERITNVGNAAGILSWDQEVMMPEGGTPARSGQLSALSAVSHDLLTDEGMGEALDALESNDLDDREAAVVREIRRQYERSTRVPTELVEEISRTTSEALPVWKEARAEDDFSTFAPVVEELVDLKREYAEHIDPDRPAYEVLFEDYEPYLGLDTTERVLERLREELVPLIDEIRESDVDLATPFSGTFDTDTQEELSRDALDTLGYDWDRGRLDVAPHPFSMGTTFDARVTTRYDEADMLGALTSTVHEFGHATYTLGLPDEEYGTPLGENRNLSVHESQSRLWENHVARSQPFWELFLPQVKERFSSLDDVTPRDAYEAANTVHEDNLIRVEADELTYHMHIVIRFEIERELIEGDLDVAEIPRVWNDKMEEYLGVRPETDAEGCLQDIHWSHGTFGYFPTYSLGSVLAAQLYASADEAIDDLDGSIESGDFDPLHDWLTEHVHRHGKRYTTPDLVEEATGKPFAADDFLDYVTAKYGALYDL; encoded by the coding sequence ATGGCAGCCGACGCCACGGACGACGCCTACGACGACCTCACGCGACGCTACGAACGCATCACCAACGTCGGAAACGCGGCGGGCATCCTCAGCTGGGACCAGGAGGTCATGATGCCCGAGGGCGGCACACCGGCCCGCTCCGGGCAGCTCTCGGCGCTCTCGGCGGTGAGCCACGACCTCCTCACCGACGAGGGGATGGGCGAAGCGCTCGACGCGCTCGAAAGCAACGACCTCGACGACCGCGAGGCGGCCGTCGTTCGCGAGATCCGCCGGCAGTACGAGCGCTCGACACGCGTCCCCACCGAACTGGTCGAGGAGATCTCGCGGACGACCAGCGAGGCGCTCCCGGTCTGGAAGGAGGCGAGGGCGGAAGACGACTTCTCGACGTTCGCTCCGGTCGTCGAGGAGCTCGTCGACCTCAAACGCGAGTACGCCGAACACATCGACCCCGACAGACCCGCCTACGAGGTGCTCTTCGAGGACTACGAACCCTACCTCGGGCTCGACACCACCGAGCGGGTCCTCGAACGCCTCCGCGAGGAACTCGTCCCGCTCATCGACGAGATCCGCGAGAGCGACGTCGACCTCGCCACGCCCTTCTCGGGAACCTTCGACACCGACACCCAGGAGGAACTTTCACGCGACGCGCTCGATACCCTCGGTTACGACTGGGACCGTGGCCGGCTCGACGTCGCGCCGCATCCCTTCTCGATGGGGACGACGTTCGATGCGCGGGTCACGACGCGCTACGACGAGGCGGACATGTTGGGGGCACTCACGAGCACCGTCCACGAGTTCGGCCACGCGACCTACACCCTCGGCCTGCCGGACGAGGAGTACGGGACGCCGCTTGGCGAGAATCGAAACCTCTCGGTCCACGAGTCCCAGTCGAGACTCTGGGAGAACCACGTCGCCCGCTCGCAGCCGTTCTGGGAGCTGTTCCTCCCCCAGGTCAAAGAGCGCTTTTCGAGCCTCGACGACGTGACCCCGCGGGACGCCTACGAGGCCGCGAACACCGTCCACGAGGACAACCTCATTCGCGTCGAGGCGGACGAGCTCACCTACCACATGCACATCGTGATCCGCTTCGAGATCGAGCGCGAACTCATCGAGGGCGACCTCGACGTCGCGGAGATCCCACGGGTCTGGAACGACAAGATGGAGGAGTACCTCGGCGTGCGACCGGAGACGGACGCCGAGGGCTGTCTCCAGGACATCCACTGGTCGCACGGCACGTTCGGCTACTTCCCGACCTATTCGTTGGGAAGCGTGCTCGCCGCCCAGCTCTACGCCAGCGCCGACGAGGCGATCGACGACCTCGATGGATCGATCGAGTCCGGGGACTTCGACCCGCTCCACGACTGGCTCACCGAGCACGTCCACCGCCACGGCAAGCGCTACACCACCCCCGACCTGGTCGAGGAAGCCACCGGCAAACCGTTCGCCGCCGACGACTTCCTCGACTACGTCACCGCGAAGTACGGCGCGCTCTACGACCTCTGA
- a CDS encoding HVO_0416 family zinc finger protein, with protein MATTPTEPDIDEFLAERGHETESPGWEASYNKKQCPDCGALHATDASICSVCGWSPRP; from the coding sequence ATGGCAACCACACCGACCGAACCCGACATCGACGAGTTCCTCGCAGAACGCGGTCACGAGACGGAGTCACCGGGGTGGGAAGCAAGTTACAACAAGAAGCAGTGTCCCGACTGCGGCGCGCTGCACGCGACCGACGCCAGCATCTGCTCGGTGTGTGGCTGGTCGCCACGGCCATAG
- a CDS encoding DUF7533 family protein, whose product MGILNTLGLVATLALALPVALLGVNLLVTGRTTMGAALCVVAGLMILLKQYVTTPDDVPTAAAEKAVGAVAKEEEKD is encoded by the coding sequence GTGGGCATCCTCAACACGCTCGGGCTCGTGGCGACGCTGGCGCTCGCGCTCCCGGTAGCGCTGCTCGGGGTCAACCTCCTCGTTACCGGGCGCACCACGATGGGCGCAGCACTGTGTGTCGTCGCCGGGCTGATGATCCTGCTCAAGCAGTACGTCACGACCCCCGACGACGTGCCGACGGCGGCGGCCGAGAAGGCGGTCGGTGCGGTGGCGAAAGAGGAGGAGAAGGACTAG